A single genomic interval of Hemibagrus wyckioides isolate EC202008001 linkage group LG13, SWU_Hwy_1.0, whole genome shotgun sequence harbors:
- the LOC131363905 gene encoding uncharacterized protein LOC131363905 yields the protein MMNFGGGAALQQHQDVEPEPGWSGLDDPWNGTQRETFVFPQDEDDDNWPVLCLSPVWMPTPVGSPSPPMRGLSPLCTPPPVRSPSPPRRGLSPLCTPPPVRSPSPPRRGLSPLCTPPPVRSPSPPRRGLSPLCTPPPVRSPSPPRRGLSPLCTPPPVRSQSPPMRGLSPLWTPPLVRIPSPPMRGFSPLWTQPLVRIPSPPMRGLSPLLTPPPVRSPSPPMRGLSPVLIPPPVESLSSVWIPPPVWIPPPVGSPSTRIRDLSPVWIPPPVWIPPPVGSPSTHIRGVSPVWTPPPAMSTSTPMRGLSPVWIPPPVGSRSPVWIPPPVWIPPPVGSPSPPMRGLPPVWIPPPVPRQGIRRRRDEEDGSQEAPPSRRQHVDQDFIRISSGGSSITSYP from the exons atgatgaacttcggagGAGGAGCCGCGCTTCagcagcaccaggatgtggagcccgagcccggatggagcggactggacgacccctggaacg ggacacagagggagacgtttgtgtttccgcaGGATGAGGACGATGACAACTGGCCTGTGCTATGCCTCTCTCCTGTTTGGATGCCaacacctgtggggagcccatccccacctatgagaggcctctctcctttatgtaccccaccacctgtgaggagcccatccccacctaggagaggcctctctcctttatgtaccccaccacctgtgaggagcccatccccacctaggagaggcctctctcctttatgtaccccaccacctgtgaggagcccatccccacctaggagaggcctctctcctttatgtaccccaccacctgtgaggagcccatccccacctaggaGAGGCCTCTCCCCTTTATgcaccccaccacctgtgaggagccaatccccacctatgagaggtctctctcctttaTGGACCCCACCActtgtgaggatcccatccccacctatgagaggtttCTCTCCTTTATGGACCCAACCACTTGTGAGGATCCcttccccacctatgagaggtctctcccCTTTAttgaccccaccacctgtgaggagcccatccccacctatgagaggcctctctcctgtattgatcccaccacctgtggagAGCCTCTCttctgtatggatcccaccacctgtatggatcccaccacctgtggggagcccatccaCACGTATTAGAgacctctctcctgtatggatcccaccacctgtatggatcccaccacctgtggggagcccatccaCACATATTAGAGGTgtctctcctgtatggaccccaccacctgcTATGAGCACATccacacctatgagaggcctctctcctgtatggatcccaccacctgtggggagccgctctcctgtatggatcccaccacctgtatggatcccaccacctgtggggagcccatccccacctatgagaggcctcccTCCAGtttggatcccaccacctgtcccacgccagggcataaggaggaggagggacgaagaggatggcagtCAAGAAGCCCCTCCGAGTAGACGGCAGCATGTGGATCAGGATTTCATCAGGATTTCATCAGGAGGATCGTCCATCACCTCTTATCCatga
- the slc16a8 gene encoding monocarboxylate transporter 3, whose protein sequence is MGSSVVERNRVDSPDGGWGWVVLFGGFIITGFSYAFPKAISVYFKELMRDFGCGYSDTAWISSIMLAMLYGSGPISSILVNKFGCRPVMLIGGLLASAGMIGASFTTNIIQIYLTAGVITGLGLALNFQPSLIMLGSYFDKRRPLANGLAAAGSPVFLSALSPLGQVLLDCFGWRGGFLIMGGLLLNCCTCGAVMRPLGYKVRKSAARDESNAHELKEMLPSKTGQEENDLEKGQKDKPKRKKLLDFSVLCDKGLVIYIVAKFVVVLGLFVPTILLVNYAKDQGIPDKEAAFLLSIIGFIDIFARPTCGLVAGLKCVRAKMPYFFSLALLLNGLTDICSARSTDYTGLVIFCVFFGLSYGMVGALQFEVLMGIVGTNNFSSALGLVLLIEATAVLIGPPSAGRLVDTYKNYELIFYMAGGELMAAGLFLAIASYCCIKVQKKKDTSAIQDTDTEGNSNHTNHEGTHAMENS, encoded by the exons ATGGGAAGCAGTGTggtagagagaaacagagtggaTTCTCCAGATGGAGGCTGGGGATGGGTTGTGCTGTTTGGTGGCTTCATTATCACTGGTTTCTCCTACGCTTTCCCTAAAGCCATAAGCGTGTACTTTAAAGAACTGATGCGAGATTTCGGCTGTGGCTACAGTGACACAGCTTGGATTTCCTCAATCATGCTTGCCATGCTTTATGGCTCAG gtcCAATTTCCAGTATCCTGGTTAATAAGTTTGGGTGTCGCCCAGTGATGCTGATTGGGGGATTGTTAGCCTCAGCTGGAATGATTGGTGCCTCTTTTACCACCAACATCATCCAAATTTACCTCACTGCTGGAGTCATTACAG GGCTTGGTCTAGCTCTGAATTTCCAGCCCTCACTTATTATGCTTGGGTCTTACTTTGACAAACGCAGACCTCTAGCTAATGGACTAGCAGCAGCTGGGAGCCCAGTCTTTCTCTCAGCTCTTTCTCCTCTAGGTCAAGTGCTGCTGGATTGCTTTGGCTGGAGGGGAGGCTTCCTGATCATGGGGGGGCTGTTGCTTAACTGTTGCACCTGTGGTGCTGTCATGAGACCGTTGGGATACAAAGTTCGGAAGTCTGCAGCCAGGGATGAATCAAATGCTCATGAGTTGAAAGAGATGCTCCCATCAAAGACTGGTCAGGAGGAGAATGATCTGGAGAAGGGTCAGAAGGACAAGCCCAAGAGAAAGAAGCTGCTTGACTTCAGTGTGCTTTGTGACAAAGGACTTGTCATTTACATAGTAGCCAAATTTGTAGTAGTGCTTGGTCTGTTTGTCCCTACAATACTCTTGGTCAACTACGCTAAAGATCAAGGTATACCTGACAAGGAAGCTGCCTTCCTCCTCTCCATCATTGGATTTATTGACATCTTTGCTCGACCAACATGTGGCCTGGTGGCAGGACTAAAGTGCGTACGAGCCAAAATGCCCTACTTCTTCAGCTTGGCCTTGCTCCTAAATGGCCTTACAGATATTTGTTCAGCCCGAAGTACAGACTACACAGGTCTAGTGatcttctgtgtgttttttggcCTTTCGTATGGAATGGTGGGTGCATTGCAATTTGAAGTGCTGATGGGAATTGTAGGTACTAACAATTTTTCCAGTGCCCTTGGTTTAGTGCTCCTTATAGAGGCAACAGCTGTGCTCATTGGACCTCCTTCTGCTG GACGATTAGTGGATACTTACAAGAACTATGAGCTGATTTTCTACATGGCTGGTGGAGAGTTGATGGCTGCTGGTTTATTCCTTGCCATTGCATCTTACTGCTGCATTAAGGTCCAGAAGAAAAAGGACACATCTGCCATCCAGGACACTGATACTGAGGGCAACAGTAATCATACTAATCATGAAGGCACCCATGCTATGGAAAATAGTTAA
- the pdap1a gene encoding pdgfa associated protein 1a translates to MPRGGKKGHKGRGKQFSNPEEIERQMRAQREMEENGDAERESASDSEEESSSDDEKSQRRNGVQGLIEIENPNRVSQKSKKAAEVDVEAPRELTRREREEIEKQKAKERYMKLHLEGKTDQARADLARLAIIKKQREEAAKKREELRKEKEAQEAKSKR, encoded by the exons ATGCCGAGAGGAG GGAAAAAAGGCCACAAAGGTCGGGGCAAGCAGTTTAGCAACCCTGAGGAGATCGAGCGACAGATGCGAGCCCAGAGGGAGATG GAAGAAAACGGTGATGCAGAGCGCGAGAGTGCATCTGACTCTGAGGAGGAGAGCAGTAGTGATGATGAAAAA aGTCAAAGGAGGAATGGAGTACAAGGGTTGATTGAAATCGAGAATCCCAACCGTGTCTCCCAGAAGAGCAAAAAAGCTGCTGAGGTCGACGTCGAAGCACCAAGAGAGCTCACACGCAGAGAAAG GGAGGAGATTGAGAAGCAGAAAGCTAAGGAGCGTTACATGAAGCTGCATCTGGAAGGAAAGACCGATCAGGCCAGAGCAGACCTCGCCAGACTGGCTATTattaaaaaacagagagaagaggCAGCAAAGAAGAGGGAGGAACTGAGGAAAG AAAAAGAGGCACAGGAGGCCAAGTCGAAACGTTAA
- the sh3bp1 gene encoding SH3 domain-binding protein 1, whose translation MLKQFSLLKQFGNVGKAQDATDLLTEDLVLVEQRVEPTRKAAQIIHKKLVGCLQSQQGLDSERRMKKLPLMLLSVSMAESFKDFDGESSIRRVLEMCCFIQNILAQTLAEFEVKLEKDVLEPLNKLSEEDLPEILKNKKQFAKLTTDWHNARIRSQGSTGPQAKQDGLREEVEEAWRKLESIKDQYSADLYHFGSKEDEYANFFLHLLELQAEYHKNSYGLLEKHITELRENHNQSEPQMGVSVRKVYGESLLSHLESCGQEIAAPIQECVTMLLKTGLREEGLFRLAAAASVVKKLKSSLNAGTVDQAEFSADPHAVAGALKSYLRELPEPLMTFELYNEWLEAAGSKEVDEKLELLRAVLKKLPPENYNNLRYLIQFLACLSDHQAVNRMTPSNIAIVLGPNLLWPRVEGETSLLDMASASSVQVVTVIEPLIQYCKSLFPEDVDFEIPELPALSPSLPQKSPSDTVFPTALTASVSKNDSPSSSENFGAAVNIYTSPMNRGATIWENSSPAPASQPSAQASSSNAVPGENQPKPFPQPQPRAQLQAKPPSQIQNATQLKANSSPEDSLEQPEHSSEATLKITTPFKPRRSFVQNRSFNKDSVVSYNKPKTPVAPMSEVGVLPRSFPLAMPAISEAQTQPAAKPQAPPAPSAPVSTAPPVSSAPPLPSAPPPEGGPQKKAVNKRPKVPPPLPPPSLPKPLSSSAQ comes from the exons ATGCTAAAGCAATTTAGCCTCTTGAAGCAGTTTGGAAATGTGGGGAA GGCACAAGATGCAACTGACCTACTCACTGAGGATCTGGTTTTG GTGGAGCAGCGTGTGGAACCGACCAGAAAAGCGGCACAGATCATACATAAGAAGCTGGTTGGTTGTTTGCAGAGTCAGCAGGGACTGGACTCAGAGAGACGAATG aaaaAGCTACCCCTTATGTTGCTCTCTGTCAGCATGGCTGAGAGCTTTAAAGATTTTGATGGTGAATCCTCTATTAG GAGAGTTCTAGAAATGTGCTGCTTCATCCAAAACATCCTGGCACAAACATTAGCAGAGTTtgaggtgaagctggaaaagGATGTTCTGGAGCCTTTAAATAAACTCAGTGAG GAAGACCTTCCAGAGATTTTGAAGAACAAGAAGCAGTTTGCGAAACTGACGACAGATTGGCACAATGCTCGAATCAG ATCTCAAGGGAGTACAGGTCCCCAGGCTAAGCAGGAtggactgagggaggaagtAGAAGAAGCCTGGAGAAAACTCGAATCAATCAAG GATCAGTATTCAGCTGATCTTTACCATTTTGGCAGTAAAGAAGATGAATATGCCAATTTTTTCTTACAT CTCTTAGAGCTCCAAGCTGAATACCACAAAAACTCCTATGGACTCTTGGAAAAACATATCACAGAGCTCAGGGAAAATCACAACCAATCAG AACCCCAGATGGGTGTCTCAGTAAGGAAAGTGTATGGCGAGTCTCTGCTCTCCCACCTTGAGAGCTGTGGTCAAGAGATTGCTGCACCcattcaggagtgtgttaccATGCTTCTAAAGACAGGACTCAGAGAAGAG GGATTATTCAGGCTGGCAGCAGCTGCCTCTGTTGTAAAGAAGCTGAAGAGCAGTCTGAATGCAGGGACAGTAGATCAGGCTGAGTTCAGCGCTGACCCTCATGCTGTAGCAG GTGCCCTGAAATCTTACTTGAGAGAGCTGCCAGAACCTCTCATGACGTTTGAACTGTATAACGAATGGTTAGAGGCAGCAGG ATCAAAAGAAGTAGATGAGAAATTGGAGTTGTTACGAGCTGTACTGAAAAAACTCCCACCAGAGAACTACAATAATCTACG ATACCTCATCCAGTTTCTAGCATGTTTGTCAGATCACCAGGCGGTTAATAGGATGACTCCTAGTAATATTGCCATAGTGCTTGGACCTAACCTGCTGTGGCCTCGTGTTGAAGG AGAGACATCTCTGCTAGACATGGCTTCTGCCTCTTCAGTCCAGGTCGTGACAGTGATAGAACCACTCATACAATACTGCAAAAGCCTGTTCCCTGAAG ATGTTGATTTTGAGATTCCTGAACTCCCAGCACTGTCTCCATCTTTACCTCAGAAGTCCCCATCAGATACTGTCTTTCCCACAGCTCTAACTGCCTCTGTCTCAAAAAATGACAG TCCGTCTTCATCTGAAAACTTTGGTGCAGCAGTAAATATTTATACTAGTCCAATGAATCGTGGTGCAACAATATGGGAGAATAGCAGTCCTGCTCCAGCCAGTCAGCCATCTGCTCAGGCTTCTAGCTCAAATGCAGTTCCTGGTGAGAATCAGCCTAAGCCTTTTCCTCAACCACAACCTCGGGCTCAGCTTCAAGCAAAGCCTCCATCTCAGATTCAGAATGCAACTCAGCTGAAAGCAAACAGCTCTCCAGAGGACAGCTTGGAACAGCCCGAGCATTCATCCGAGGCCACACTGAAGATCACCACTCCCTTTAAAC CAAGAAGGTCGTTTGTTCAGAACAGGTCATTTAATAAAGACTCTGTTGTAAGCTATAACAAACCCAAAACCCCAGTTGCTCCCATGAGCGAGGTCGGAGTTTTGCCAAGAAGTTTTCCATTGGCCATGCCCGCAATCTCTGAGGCACAGACGCAGCCTGCAGCCAAACCACAAGCTCCTCCTGCTCCTTCAGCTCCTGTTTCTACGGCTCCTCCTGTTTCTTcagctcctcctcttccttcagCTCCTCCACCAGAAGGAGGTCCTCAGAAAAAGGCTGTGAACAAGAGACCCAAAGTGCCCCCTCCACTTCCACCCCCGTCCTTGCCCAAGCCGCTCTCATCCTCAGCCCAGTGA